In Penaeus monodon isolate SGIC_2016 chromosome 8, NSTDA_Pmon_1, whole genome shotgun sequence, one DNA window encodes the following:
- the LOC119576048 gene encoding uncharacterized protein LOC119576048 yields the protein MECKVCLLKFNKEDKRPRYIPCGHTFCSCCLEELLKDSSLACHICKVEHTASDITQFPVALLIEELIGDSNVSKPEEAAVMTPDTTSLESSFYTGKTISKKLTSLREEQKEGLKSVEDACCSMARELMDYNNTLSQWDTEHRALLESITRLMIKPSEEAIQMIAEERSNLRELKKEGEEHKSRLGKAKEMFSTVETAQEVVTAIGNADQCQVVAEEWHQKCREKFPNIKSVHRSFKVRMLTEKALKIMYGGLHGDRCLPLHSLYKKIHDDGCIPVYLADEDYNIKTKVDYISEFASMRFTAEHLRKPDMHLKGLLKANLVYATKFLDSQRLFAKVSLQEDGKILLHGLAEDSPPEGACILQYDDALKQMNETNTLTFLDIALSDSPARRVFIRLNPVSVRGRHYVILCTGQLGRSYTGSILRKVVNQGSPGEFIVGGRFSGAGGPPFLPFDKRVDRTASPGLVFGLPEDVTKGSEGFGLFCVCTKGKAHSEFPTAYGRVESGLDVFISATKMEDVTSVKLVDCGVALG from the exons ATG GAATGCAAGGTTTGCCTCTTGAAGTTTAACAAAGAAGACAAGAGACCTCGCTACATACCATGCGGCCACACCTTCTGTTCGTGTTGTCTCGAGGAACTTCTAAAAGACAGTTCTTTAGCCTGTCACATTTGCAAAGTCGAACACACCGCCTCGGACATCACACAATTCCCGGTCGCCCTTCTTATAGAAGAACTCATTGGAGACAGTAACGTGAGCAAGCCAGAGGAAGCTGCAGTAATGACGCCGGACACAACCTCCCTAGAATCCAGTTTTTACACAGGGAAGACCATCAGCAAGAAGCTGACCTCGCTGAGAGAAGAGCAGAAGGAAGGACTGAAATCCGTGGAGGACGCCTGCTGCTCCATGGCGAGAGAGCTGATGGACTACAATAATACTCTAAGTCAATGGGACACGGAACACCGGGCGCTTCTCGAAAGTATTACAAGACTTATGATCAAGCCAAGTGAAGAGGCAATACAGATGATAGCAGAAGAAAGGAGCAATTTGCGTGAattaaagaaggaaggagaagaacatAAATCGCGATTAGGGAAGGCTAAGGAGATGTTCTCGACCGTGGAAACAGCACAGGAAGTAGTGACAGCCATTGGCAATGCCGATCAGTGTCAAGTTGTTGCGGAAGAGTGGCACCAAAAGTGTCGAGAGAAGTTTCCCAACATCAAGTCTGTGCATAGATCATTCAAG GTTCGGATGCTCACTGAAAAGGCTCTGAAGATAATGTATGGAGGGCTGCATGGAGATCGCTGTCTCCCTTTGCACTCACTGTATAAGAAAATACACGACGATGGTTGTATTCCCGTGTACTTGGCTGACGAAGACTACAACATTAAAACGAAAGTCGACTACATCTCCGAGTTTGCTAGTATGAGATTTACG gCCGAGCACCTTCGCAAACCGGACATGCATTTAAAGGGTCTGCTGAAAGCTAACTTAGTGTATGCGACGAAGTTCTTAGACAGCCAGCGTCTCTTTGCCAAAGTTAGCCTTCAAGAAGACGGAAAGATTCTTCTTCATGGCCTCGCAGAAGATAGTCCTCCCGAAGGAGCTTGTATTTTGCAG TACGACGATGCGCTGAAGCAGATGAACGAAACCAACACATTGACTTTCCTGGACATCGCCCTGTCTGACTCTCCTGCGCGTCGGGTCTTCATCCGCCTGAACCCAGTGAGCGTTCGGGGACGCCACTACGTTATCCTGTGCACGGGCCAGTTGGGTCGTTCTTATACCGGTTCCATCCTGCGGAAGGTCGTCAACCAAGGCAGTCCTGGCGAGTTCATTGTTGGAGGACGTTTTTCTGGTGCAGGAGGACCCCCTTTCTTGCCCTTTGACAAGCGCGTCGACCGCACAGCCTCTCCGGGACTCGTCTTTGGTCTGCCCGAAGATGTGACGAAGGGATCCGAAGGGTTTGGTCTCTTCTGCGTCTGCACGAAGGGCAAGGCTCATTCGGAGTTCCCCACGGCGTACGGACGGGTGGAGAGTGGCCTCGACGTGTTCATCTCGGCCACGAAGATGGAAGATGTTACTAGTGTCAAACTGGTTGACTGTGGTGTTGCGCTGGGATGA